Below is a genomic region from Candidatus Binatus sp..
ACAGCACCCGGAAAGCATCCTGAAGCTTGCCTGATCGATAATCGATAAAGGTCGAGGTCAAAGCGGGCGCGGACCAGAGCCGCGCTCGCTTTCTTTTGCTATCATCTGACGAGTATCGAACCTCATCGCAGGAGATCACGATGCCGATAATCAAAGCCGGGAACATCAATCTGAGTTACGCGACCTACGGCGAGGGCGAACCGCTGCTGTTGATCATGGGATTCGGGATGCCCGGCGCGGCGTGGCTTCCGTCGCTGCCATTCTTCGCGGGCTTCAAATCGATCTACTTCGACAATCGCGGCACGGGCTTGAGCGACAAGCCCGAAGGTCCGTACACGGTCGAGGACATGGCGGACGATGCGAGCAATCTGCTGGAAGCGCTCGACATTCCGAGCGCCAAGGTCTTCGGTGTTTCGATGGGCGGCATGATCGCGCAGGAACTGATGCTGCGGCATCCGGAGCAGGTCATCAAAACCGTGCTTGGCTGCACGATGCCCGGCGGTCCCAACACCAGGATGGCCGGCCCCGATGTGATCGAGATGCTGATGACCGGGTCGAAACTGATGACGACCGATCCGGAGAAGGGCTTCGACATCATGCTGCCGGCGCTGATGCCGCCCGAGTTCAACGCGGCTCAGCCGGAAATCAAACCGATGCTGGTCGCGGGGGCGAAGATGATGCCGCCGACACCGCCGGAGACCGCCGATCGCGCGATGGCGGGAATCGCGAGCTTCAACGCTTACGATCGGCTCGAGCAAATCAAATGCCCGGTGATGATCGTGCACGGTGATCAGGACGTGCTGGTGCCGCCGGAGAATGCGGAATTGATCAAGGGAAAGATCGCGCACGCCGAGATGTACCTGATTCCCGGCGCGGGGCATGCGTTTCAGTCAGTCGATCCGGTCGGAATCCATCAGCGAATCGTGACCTGGCTGAAGAACTGATCGCGCGCGCTTCAGTAGTGATAGCGCGCCTGTAGGAAATCAACGCGCCCGGCGCTGACTGCGTACACCAGGCGATGCTCCTCGGTGACGCGGCGCGACCACGCCCCCGCGAGGACGTATTTCAGCGGCTCGGGTTTCCCGACGCCCTGAAACGGATCCCGCATCACCGCTTCCACCAAATCCAGGATCCTCAGCGCCACCTTCCGATTCGTCTCGACCCAGTACCGCAAATCCTGGCGAAATTCAGGATGAAAGATCGCGAGCCGCTCAGACTTTGCCAAGCCCGAACTCGCGCCGGAGCTTTTCAATCGATTGCGGCTTCAGTCGCCTGCCGCGAGCCCGGCTCAAAGCTGTTATCAGTCGTTTGGCGTTCACCGGCGAACGTAGCAGATGTGCCGTCTCGAGCAGGGATTCGAGCTCATCGGCCGCGACCAATGCGACGTCGCGAGCGCCGCGGCGATGAATTATCAGGACCTCGCGGCTCTCCGCGACGTCATCGCAGAGCGAGGCGAAATTCGCGCGCGCCTCGGTATAGGATGTTTCTTTCGCCATCGCTTACTTGTACCGTATTCCTGTACATCATGCGACCGCGTTCGGCATCAGCCGACCAGTCCGACCGTCCGTCATCCCGAGCGCAGGCTGCCGGAGTCGAGAGATCTGCGCGCTGGCTATGGTCGCATGGCTGAGTTCAGATCATTTCCTTTGCCTCGCCCGCTTCGTTGCGGGAGAGGCGCGCCGAAGCGCGTAAGCGACGAGGCGGGTGAGGGTGCAGTCGGCGCGAAGAAAGGATCCGGGATTCTTCGCTTCGGCAGCCTCCGCTCTGAATGACAGAAAGGAGGTGCGCGCTACACCCTCAAATCCCTGCGATAGGTGATGTAGTTCGCGCAGATTTTCGCGCCGAGCTTTTCCGCGGTGCGGCGCGACGGCCAGTTGTCGTCGAGCACCAAAGTATAGCTAAGGTACTTCGATCCATTCCTGATCAGGCGCAGATACGAGTACGCTGCCATCGCGAGATTCACGCCGCGCCCCCGCCCTGCTTCGAGCACGCCGATACCCAGAAAATTGAGCTTCTCATGATCGGCGAGCGTCCGTCCCGGTTTGAGGATCACTCCTTCGACGTTGGGCGGTGTAACCATCAGCGCGCCGACCGGCGCGCCGTCCTTGTACGCGAGCACCGACGTCTCGAGCCCGCCGCTGATACTGAAGTAGTCGAACAGGAATGACATCTCGCCGCGGCTGAAAGGGGTCATCCCCCAGTGGCGCGAGAACGCCTGGTTCCAGGTCGGCTCGAAGTCGTTCAGGCGCCGCGACTCCGGCACATCCTTCAGCGCGAGGATCTCGAATCCCGCGCGCCGGCATGCTTCCAGCGCGCTCTCGTAGCGCGCGATCAATTCAGGCGTGACCTTGATCTTGTAATCGACCCAGCCGCGCTCCGACTCGAAGCCTGCGTCCTTCAGCAGCGCGTGATAGTAAGGCGGATTCTGCCGCGCGATGTCCGGCGGCAGGGTCTCGTAGTCGTCGATCACGTAGGGAAATTCGAGCAGGCCGTAGCCAGTTCTCGCGACCGCCGCGCCGCGCGATTTCAGCCACGACGCGGCCTCGTCGATCATCAGTCTGACGCCGTCGCGCGCGTCGGGCATCGCCTCGAACATCACGATATGCCCGAGCGCTTCCTTCCAATGACGCTGGTAGGATCCGTCGATAAGAGCGACCGCGCGCGCGACCATCCGCCCGTTGTCGATCACCGCAAACGGACACAGCTTGCGATCGACGGCAAACGGGCCTTCACCCATCAGCAGCGGCAACTGCACGGCTATCTGCGAGGGCCATCGCGCGCTCCGGTACTCATAGACGCGATCGTGAAACCGCACGAACTCAGTCAGCGCGGCCTCCCCCCTCGGACTCTCGATTTTAACTGCCAATCGGTATGTTCCTCGCGATGCGCCCAGGATGGGTTGCGGTGCGCGGGAATCAACGCAAAACTGATCCTAACTTGTTTCCGCTCGCAGCGTGCGCTAATCACCACGCAGGGCCAAAACTAGCGCCACGATTGACGAAACGTCAAATCAGCGCGTCGGCGATGGCTTCCAAGGAGCGCCCATCCATGGTTGAAAAAACGATCGAGCTAAC
It encodes:
- a CDS encoding alpha/beta fold hydrolase, which encodes MPIIKAGNINLSYATYGEGEPLLLIMGFGMPGAAWLPSLPFFAGFKSIYFDNRGTGLSDKPEGPYTVEDMADDASNLLEALDIPSAKVFGVSMGGMIAQELMLRHPEQVIKTVLGCTMPGGPNTRMAGPDVIEMLMTGSKLMTTDPEKGFDIMLPALMPPEFNAAQPEIKPMLVAGAKMMPPTPPETADRAMAGIASFNAYDRLEQIKCPVMIVHGDQDVLVPPENAELIKGKIAHAEMYLIPGAGHAFQSVDPVGIHQRIVTWLKN
- a CDS encoding Txe/YoeB family addiction module toxin; translation: MAKSERLAIFHPEFRQDLRYWVETNRKVALRILDLVEAVMRDPFQGVGKPEPLKYVLAGAWSRRVTEEHRLVYAVSAGRVDFLQARYHY
- a CDS encoding type II toxin-antitoxin system Phd/YefM family antitoxin; this translates as MAKETSYTEARANFASLCDDVAESREVLIIHRRGARDVALVAADELESLLETAHLLRSPVNAKRLITALSRARGRRLKPQSIEKLRREFGLGKV